The Maridesulfovibrio zosterae DSM 11974 genome window below encodes:
- a CDS encoding substrate-binding domain-containing protein, whose amino-acid sequence MKLEVKAYAAGSLRKVLPEIFNKIGILGEIEFGPSGVLKERIVNGEQVDLFFPANMQHAQSLFELGLSNMPQIFAHNELCLFGKSDILTNNDALNLMLDPQYRLGTSTPIDDPGGDYAFAVFDKADSIQKGATDKLREKALPLVGGRNSKIKDGSHSPVYVLFKASLVDMFLGYRTTAIDISKYIDDILIVDLPDSLQIRSEYGVVVVNGSNKGQLALKLLQSPEIEEILIEYGFSS is encoded by the coding sequence ATGAAATTAGAAGTGAAGGCATATGCTGCAGGAAGTTTGCGTAAGGTTCTGCCTGAGATATTCAATAAAATAGGTATCCTGGGAGAGATCGAATTCGGGCCGTCAGGAGTTTTGAAAGAAAGAATAGTCAATGGTGAGCAAGTTGACCTCTTTTTTCCCGCAAACATGCAGCATGCACAAAGCCTTTTTGAGCTGGGACTGAGTAATATGCCGCAAATCTTTGCGCATAACGAGCTATGCCTGTTTGGTAAAAGTGATATCCTTACAAATAATGATGCACTAAATTTGATGCTTGATCCACAATACAGACTGGGAACTTCGACGCCTATCGATGATCCCGGTGGTGATTATGCTTTTGCTGTATTTGATAAAGCTGATAGCATACAGAAAGGAGCAACTGATAAGCTTAGGGAAAAGGCATTACCATTGGTCGGTGGTAGAAATAGTAAAATTAAAGATGGTAGTCATTCACCGGTATATGTTCTTTTCAAAGCATCGTTGGTGGATATGTTTTTAGGATATAGGACTACTGCTATAGATATATCAAAGTACATTGATGATATTCTTATAGTTGATTTACCGGATTCTTTACAAATACGATCCGAATATGGAGTTGTTGTAGTCAATGGAAGTAATAAAGGTCAGCTAGCCCTCAAGTTACTTCAAAGTCCAGAAATTGAAGAAATCCTTATAGAATATGGATTTTCTAGTTAA